GAACATGGCAAAGGGCCACCTTCTCCCTTCCAGCCTGGTTTTCTTCCAGCCAGGATGGGGCCTCCCAGCGAGGTGGGATCTGGGGTCCTTGCAGGGTGCAGTAGTGGCTGGGAGCATCCTTGCCAGGTGCCCGGTTTTGGATCAGCCAAGGGAAGAATTTTGGTGTGGGTTTTAACCCTGATGGGACAAGACGTGCTCGATATCCTCAAGTGATGGGTCACCTCTTGAGGACCGGAGGACCTACCGCTGGCCCCACTTCTCTGTGGCATCCCGATGGCCCGGGAGAGGCTGGCTAATGCTTATGGAGAGCTACCTGCCCGACCTGGCATGAGTGCACGCACCCCCGCGTGCCGTCTGAGCTGGGCTAAGAGGATTACAGCCCCGTTAACGTGCTGGCCGTGGCAAAGCAGCCTCACgtgtggtggggaaggggaactCCAAGCTCCTTCCCGTGTTGTCCCCTCCTCGTGGGAGGCTGCCTGTGGGAGCAGAGCCAAGGGATGGCCTGAGGGCCCGTGCATCTAATCCTTGCTCTGTCTCCGAAGCAGCAGAAAGTCGTTAGGAGCAGCCAAGCTTCGTTTCACAGTAACGAACTCAATGGGGGATCTGAGAGGGGAGGTACAAAGTCAGCTGGAGGCTCTTGGGGAAGACCCTGCTGCAGATGCGGGGTTGTGGTCCCAGCGCTCCCCGTGGCGGTGCGGGCTGGGCACGTCCTTATTTAACCTCTAACGGTGACACCACgctgaattttctcttttctccctccatTCTTCCCCTGTTGCGGCTGCTGCTGagtgcagcaggagctgccagccCGCACCAACGGCTCGTCGCCCACCgccccggcgctcgcccgcgATGCCCTCCACACCAAGatggagcagctggaggagcagctcctctccaAGATCCTGACCCTGCAGAAGGAGCGCCAGGCCGCCAGCACCGAccgcagccagcagcagcacgaCATCGAGAAGGAGCTGAACTCCCTCCAGAACCGGGTGAAGGAGCTGGAGCATGGTGAGCCCTGCCCGACGGGGATGGAGGTGACACGGGGGGGTACTGGGACAAGCCACCCTCATCCCAATGATGGGTGCTGACCCTccgctctcctccccatcctcgGCACGCAGGACCACCAGGCTACAGCCCTCCTGATGCCTTCAAGGTGACCATCCCGGTGCAGAACAACTACATGTACGCCCGCATGAAGAAGAGCCTGCCGGAGCTCTACGCCTTCACCATCTGCATGTGGCTGAAGTCCAAGGCCCTGGCGGGGCTCGGCACCCCTTTCTCCTACTCTGTCCCAAGCCAAGCTAATGAGATCGTGCTGCTGGAGTGGGGCACCAACCCCCTGGAGCTGCTCATCAATGACAAGGTCAGCCCAGCGGCAGGGGGGACGGGAGGGAAGCCCCTGCCCTCATCTCCCCTGCTTCAACCCCCCCAGCAAAATGATGCTCCTGGGGGTACCGGTgtgggggagctgggaggaaggggcccggggtggagggggaatgcaggaggatgaggaggatggggaggatGGCTCGCTGGGGAGGGGGTTGAGAGGGAGAAGCAGCGCATCAGGATGTCTAGAATTTGGGGTGCCGCCGGGGGGGTGCAGCGCTTGCTctgcgaggggctggggggacaccgGGGTCCCCCAGCACTCCCACCGAGCACCGGGCTCTTGCTCCTCTCGCGAAGGTTGCCCAGCTGCCGCTGAGCCTGAAGGACAAGGCCTGGCACCACGTCTGCGTGGCGTGGACCACCCGGGACGGCAAGTGGTCGGCGTACCAGGACGGCGAGCAGCGGGCCGCCGGCGAGAACCTGGCCTCCTGGCATGCCATCAAGCCCCAGGGCGTCATCATCCTGGGCCAGGAGCAGGTACGTGCCAGCCTGGCACCAAAACCCGCCGGTTCGCATCGCTCCGGCGCGAAGCCGAAATGGGGCGAGGGTGGCGTGGGCGGGAGCGCTCAGCGTGGCGTGTTGGCAGCTTGGGCGAGGGGATCTCCTGCCTGCTCATCTGACATCCGTGCGGCCACACGcgttcattttcttctcctcttccttctcccttacCCCTCTGTCCTCCATTTGCTCCCCGCCTTGTCTTCTTGCATCTCCACCACGCAtccatcccctcccctccttgcCTTCGGGCATCTCGCTCCGCTTCTCCCCAaacttctccttctccctcttgcCCTGTTTGCCCACTGGATGCGTGTTccttctcctgtcccatcccctcTCCCGCTCTTTCCCAGGACACGCTGGGCGGCCGCTTTGATGCCACGCAGGCCTTTGTGGGGGAGCTGGCGCAGTTCGGCGTGTGGGACCACATGCTGGCGCCGGCGGAGATCCTGGGCTTGGCCAACTGCACCTCCCACCTCCAAGGCAACGTGATCCAGTGGGACGACCAGGCGGTGGAGGTCTTCGGGGGTGCCAGCAAGGGGGGCTTCGCCGCCTgcgaggaagggaggaaggcatGAGCGGCCCCTCGCCCCCTCCCCAGTGCCAAGGAGCCCGGTGGCAGCCCCGAAACAGGGAagcccccttctcccctcccagaCCGCCGAGCCTCGCCATCACGCCAGGGCAATGCTCAAGCCCCCCGTGCCGGCGTCCTGGGAGGGACGGGGGGGGCCCTGGCAGCCTCCCTCTTGCTCCTGTGCCAGCGGCACGGCTTGTCCCCCCGCTCCCGGCACGTCTGCCCCCGGGTCTCGCCTTGCCCCACTTCTGTTTTGGGAGGACCTTGCCATACCCGCAGGCATCTCCGGTATGGTGAGGGTCCCTGCCTTATCAGCCCCAACGGGGAGTGGGAAGGagccctccctctgccccaagTGTGGTCCAGCCTCGGTGGGATGCCAGCGTGTGGGCATCCCCTGAGCACATCCCCTTTCCTTAgttatttcctctttccttaGTTATTTCTAGTGCTCTGCTGTCTGGTTTTGTGAGCCCGTACTCCAAATGAACTCAAAGGCTCGTCCGGGAGCATCTTCCCCTCCGGCTCCATCccctcttctcctgcctccctgcaggagaagccctggggagggctggaggaggatggTGGAGGGTCGGCAGGGCAGCACgtcccccttcccctgcctccgCTGCCTGTTTGAGCAGGGCTGCCCAAGGGGAGTCAGGTTTTTGAGGCAGAGGGAAGCAGcgcaggcccccccccccccccccaaacttgTTGGGGTCAGTTGGCCACCGAAGAAacaggggaggaaggggcaAAGCATCTCCTCCAGCCCGGGCCGAGGGGGAAGGAGTACAGCACTGCCATTGAAGGGAGcgaaagcaaggaaaaaaaaaaaaaaaaagagagacagaggatGATGGTGGGTGGAGGAGTCCTGCCATCCGTCCCCTGGCCTTTTGGGCGCTGGAGTGGGTTGCTGCCCTTGCCTCCACCTGGgtcccctgctttgagctgctCCTGGCCAGGGATGGGGCCACCGCTGGCCTTGGAACTGGGAGGGCGATGGGGTGGGCTGGTATTTTCCCCGTGGAGTGCCTGAGAATACGCTGTTTCCACGCTGCGTGGTCACCAACGTCTCAATACAtgagtgtatgtgtgtgtgtgtgttgcgggagggggggtgtgtgtattTTGGGGGTCTCATGGTTGCTCAATGCGGTGTCCAGCTTCCAGCGCTCCCCCCCCCTACCCCAAGTCCCACTTTGCGATTTTGGCGACGGCTGCCCCCGCACCCAGGGaggggtggtgtgtgtgtgtgaagtgGGCAGGGGGGACAGCCCCACCACCCAGCATCACCCCCCCAGGGTCCCCACCAGTGGTGGGGCAGCTCAGCCCACCTGGGGGGGACATGGCGGGGACGGGGCGCAGCCCTCGTGCCAAGTGGGAAACACCGTGACCTTCGTGCACCCCACCGAGctgcccccctcctcctcttcctcgctcGCTCGCGCGCTTTCTCTAATGCACGTTCGTGAAAGGGGCCCCTGACGCGCGCACATGTTGGGACGTTTCTTTTGTAAAGCTGATCGTGAACAATAAACGTGACGTTTTCTGTTCGAGCCTCCCGCGGGGCGTGCGAGGTCGCTGAGGGGACCGGCCGGCCCAAACCGAGGTGTTCTTCCCTGGGACGCTCAGGGTGGCATCCCTGGAGGGAGATGGCCGGGCCCGTAGCTGCGATTACAGAAATACCATCACGAGGGTCTGGGTATCGTTGcctctggggctggggggtggtgTCACGGTTTGGGCATCCCTCATCTACCCCATCATGAAGCTCCATGGGGTACAGGTGGCTGCTAAGGGGTTGGGGGAAGCACCTCTCCATGGAGGAGGAACCCCCCCGTGCCGACGACAATGGGGAAGCAGAAACCAGTGGGAAATCACAGCCTCCAGGTCAGACCGTGATGGCAAGGAGCTCACATCAGGTATAAATCTAATTAAGTACTAGTAATGAGCTCCTGACCTAGCTAGGCACAAGCCAATTCACCCTCAACATGGCTCTTGGAACCGCCTGTTCTCGAGCAACCCCCGGCCAGGTCTGCATGATGCTTTTGCCCCTCAGTGGGTCCTGTCCCTCCTAGGAAAGTCACACCCTCACCaatatttggggaaaacagAGCATAAAGCCAGAGGACCCGGTTTTCCCCAGGGCCCTGCCATTGCTGGCATGCTGAGCCAGGAccgttcccccccccagctccctcttctccttctgGAGGGTATTTAATACTATAAGACAAAGCCTGGGGCTCTCACCTTCAGTCTTTTGGCACATCTTCTCAAAGTTCAGagttttttgaagaaaaaaaataactttgagTACATCGGCTGGAGCACACACTTAAGGGCTTTGCTGAGCTGGAGGCTCAGCCCCACATCACTAACAGGAGGGGGCTCAACAGGTGACCTCTGCTCCTGCGCCCAAATAACAGCAGCATAATTAGGAAGGACAACACTTTTTAGAGGAGGAAATGTCCAAAACCGTTGCTGGGGGTCACAGACTTAGGAGGTGAAATGGGGGGTTGGAACTGGTCCAGAAGACCCTCCTATTAAAACCGCAGGAGCCCTGCGAGGGGGGCTTTCGGGGCTGCCAGCCAAGGCAGAAGACATGCGGGAGGATGAACAAGGATGGAAACAGCCTGGCCACTGCTCTAGGCTATTGGCACAAAACCCGTCTCCTCCGGAGCCCGGAAACCCATCCCACGCCGAAATCTGTGTAACCCCcgctcagaaaagcagaaacaaagggGACACCGGGACACGCTCGGGCAGGGACATCGGTGCTGCCCTCCGCCTCCTCGCCAGACGATGCCGGTGCGATCCCGACTCCAGCCGTGTCCCCGGGACGTGTGGATCTGTCACTCCTGGGATGGGAGAAAGGGGGGAGCCTGGCGGCACAGCTTCTGCAGGGCaacctcctctccctgcagaggTTCACAGCCAGTTGGACAGACCAGGGGGCATGCGGGAAAACTTGATATAATTTATCcaggcattttaaaagcttacaGCAAACATCTCTGTGTAAGGCTCTTCAGGAACCGAAGGCATTACGGAGAGATTAGAAACTCGTTGGGAGACAGAAAATCAAGAGTAGgaataaatatttgatttcCATCCTGCCCTGGCTCTCTGCAGGAAGCAGCGGCTGCTTCTCACCCATCtagggaggaggaaagcaagaCGGGACCATTTATTTTTGGTAAGCTGAGCCTTTCAAGAGCTGCAAACCTGCAACAGGGCTTAAAAGGTGGAGGAGACAACAAATCAATGGCGTTGCTGGCTGGAAGGAGTAATTACAATGACTTACACATATTGCTTGCTTCTAAATTAACCAGGAGCACTCAGGAGAAGCCCTGCATCTCTCTAAGGGCAGCCGGTTGGAAAACAACACGTCACGTGCAGAAGAGACGCAGAACAACAGTCACCCTTGGTGGAGGGGGGgttaaagaaggaaaattttaacAACGGTGCGAAGAAGGGGTAGGTGCGCTCAGCTGGGATGCTGCGTTGTGTCCGAACACCTGAGatggggaggggcggggggggaagagggaaggaaatggaGGAAACCCAAGAGGCAGGGACACCGTCGGGCTATGGCAGTTCCGCAGGGGCTGGCACGAGAGGAGACAGCAGGGGAGACAGGCGGATGCGATGGATACCCCCTGCGTGGTCTCCTCTATCTCCCCGCCAAGGGGCAATTAACACGCTTCAAGGGGAAGAAAGGGCCTGCCATTTCCCTTCCTAATCCGCAGGACTCGCTGCTGCAAGGCTTTCCACGGGCCAAGGGCTTAGCCGGACTCAACCCACTCCTCCGCCCCTGCAAAGGGCTTTGTCCTGCAGCAAAGACCAGGTCAAACATGGCAACGGGAAACCTTCAGGCCTGATGGCTATTATCgggtttgaaaagaaaaacgCTGCAATTCCTGaacccctccagcccctgcctggctTTCTGGAGGGCACCACCCACCGTGCAGGCTCTGCCTCCCCGGGAACAGGGgcagccctgggacccccacctcggGGTGGGCTTTGGGGAGCTCCTGTGCTCCCCAACACCTGCAGCCTCAGCTTTGGGCTCACGGGACACGGCTCCCTGCGGCGTGTCAACCTCCCGGTCCCTTCAAACCAGGTCAAGCCAGGCCACGCTTTGTCCCCCGGAGGTGACACTTCCGAAGCCCCCATTACCCAAGCTGCCCTAGCAATGGGGGGGCTGCCTTTAATTGCCTTCCTGCGCCTCTCCGTCCTGCCGTGAGCCTCCTCCGCTCCCTCCCCAGGAAGGCTCATTAAGACTCGTGCAGCACTTGCACGGGGAACGCGCCGTGCTTCCAGAGCATCTGGCACGGGAACGGCCCCCGCACGGCTGCTAGTGCTGCGGCAGCAGCAGTTACTAGAGGTACTAGTTATGGGACCACACGTGGAGCATCGCCTTGACCAGCAGACCAGGGGATCCGGCTGTCCCAAAGCGGGTTGCTTTCTCCTCTGGAGCAGAGGGCCGGGCTGCTTTCGGCTGCCGCCCGTTCCCCACATACCAGCACCCCCGTCTCTGCCTTCCCTCAGCTCAACGCAACACGGTGGGTCTCTGATCCCAGCAAAACGCGGCTTCAGCATCTCCACGGGGCCTCCTAAGagctcctcctgcctccagaGAGCTGCGACCATCTTACCCACCCTGGGGCAGCTACGGGGCGGACTTCAGCGTGCCCCAAGTCCCCAGCCTGGGCTCTCTGGTACTACCCAAGGCAGCATGGAGCAGTGCCTACCCCCTGGGCTGTGGCTGACAGCAATCTCGAGCCCCCCTGCTTTATcgcagagaggagagggggcACAGCAGGGCCTGTGCCCACGGGGACAACGGGGAAGTCCCAAAACCTGGCAAGAAGAAGCCAAGAAAAGTCTGTGGGTGCCCTCCACCTGACGAAGAGCCAGCCTGCTGTCTGGTCTCCTCCTACCATCAACAAT
The nucleotide sequence above comes from Buteo buteo chromosome 19, bButBut1.hap1.1, whole genome shotgun sequence. Encoded proteins:
- the NPTXR gene encoding neuronal pentraxin receptor, encoding MLAFLGAIICIIASVHPAGTAAPAAPPAAADNDSAAAALLPAADKGLGALHGPAEALASAGPRLPGGPPPPPLFSRFVCTPLSAECPVTGPGTAPAPEELLALRSAAAQLRRTALEQKERIRMDQETIRELTGKLSRCEGGLRTAPPAAAAAVPAAGLRAAPRPGTMGHPPAEPPAVRELEEAVRALQDRIDRIEQELPARTNGSSPTAPALARDALHTKMEQLEEQLLSKILTLQKERQAASTDRSQQQHDIEKELNSLQNRVKELEHGPPGYSPPDAFKVTIPVQNNYMYARMKKSLPELYAFTICMWLKSKALAGLGTPFSYSVPSQANEIVLLEWGTNPLELLINDKVAQLPLSLKDKAWHHVCVAWTTRDGKWSAYQDGEQRAAGENLASWHAIKPQGVIILGQEQDTLGGRFDATQAFVGELAQFGVWDHMLAPAEILGLANCTSHLQGNVIQWDDQAVEVFGGASKGGFAACEEGRKA